A genomic stretch from Erwinia sp. E_sp_B01_1 includes:
- the mtfA gene encoding DgsA anti-repressor MtfA, with translation MIKWPWKSDEEVQDALPWHQAMAIPLLSSLTTAEQHSLIQLARRFLQQKRLVPLQDFQLDELKSCRLALLFCLPVLNLGYDWLDGFHEVLLYPSPFMVDDEWQDEFGLVHHERLVHSGQSWQQGPVVLNWLDVQDSFDLSGYNLIIHEVAHKLDSRGSGHANGVPSIALRDVAGWEKDLQQAMQNIQNEIDTVGENAASIDAYAARDGAECFAVLSEYFFTAPELLLERFPALYKRFTLFYRQDPARRYAGSENQQNKGDIVH, from the coding sequence ATGATCAAGTGGCCATGGAAATCTGATGAAGAGGTGCAGGATGCCCTACCCTGGCATCAGGCGATGGCGATCCCCCTGCTGAGCTCCCTGACGACCGCTGAACAACACTCCCTGATCCAACTTGCCAGACGATTTCTGCAACAGAAGCGGCTGGTCCCCCTGCAGGATTTCCAGCTTGATGAGCTGAAAAGCTGCCGGCTCGCTCTGCTGTTCTGCCTGCCAGTGCTGAATCTGGGCTATGACTGGCTGGATGGTTTTCATGAAGTGCTGCTCTACCCTTCTCCTTTTATGGTGGATGACGAGTGGCAGGATGAATTTGGGCTGGTTCACCATGAACGTCTGGTGCATTCGGGTCAGAGCTGGCAACAGGGTCCGGTGGTGCTGAACTGGCTCGACGTACAGGACTCCTTCGACCTTTCCGGCTACAATTTAATTATTCACGAAGTGGCCCACAAACTCGACAGCCGTGGAAGCGGACATGCCAACGGCGTGCCTTCTATAGCCCTGCGTGATGTTGCAGGCTGGGAGAAAGATCTCCAGCAGGCGATGCAGAATATTCAGAATGAAATTGATACGGTTGGTGAGAATGCTGCCAGTATTGATGCCTATGCGGCCCGTGATGGCGCGGAATGCTTTGCAGTGCTCTCTGAATACTTTTTCACCGCCCCTGAATTATTGCTTGAACGTTTCCCTGCACTCTACAAACGCTTTACGCTGTTTTATCGCCAGGATCCTGCGCGCCGCTACGCCGGGTCAGAGAATCAGCAAAACAAAGGGGATATTGTTCACTAA
- a CDS encoding type II toxin-antitoxin system PemK/MazF family toxin: MDRGEIWLVSLDPIAGHEQSGKRPVLVVSKASFNKLTRLPVVVPVTSGGNFARTAGFTVSLDGAGTKTTGVIRCDQPRTIDMGACNGKRLERIPDDVGNEVLARLEAILS; encoded by the coding sequence ATGGACAGAGGGGAAATCTGGCTTGTTTCACTGGATCCGATTGCCGGGCACGAGCAAAGCGGAAAACGTCCGGTGCTTGTTGTATCGAAGGCATCGTTTAACAAGCTGACCCGGCTACCCGTTGTTGTTCCCGTCACCAGCGGTGGAAACTTCGCCCGTACAGCCGGTTTTACCGTTTCGCTGGACGGGGCGGGGACAAAAACAACGGGCGTGATCCGCTGCGACCAGCCCAGAACCATCGATATGGGAGCCTGCAACGGTAAGCGACTGGAACGTATACCCGACGATGTCGGGAATGAAGTGCTGGCCCGACTGGAAGCCATTCTGAGCTGA